A single genomic interval of Daucus carota subsp. sativus chromosome 1, DH1 v3.0, whole genome shotgun sequence harbors:
- the LOC108204659 gene encoding major pollen allergen Ole e 1, giving the protein MDSILLSIFLLFLTIIVPLQVEAHKVGHRLPQITVMGIVYCDICSNNTFSRNSYFLPGAEVKIECRFQATSPRTNEQITFSVNRTTNKHGIYKLELAAIDGIECARENAIGNLCRASLIRSSNHACNVPGYKSTTDEITIKSQAANLCIYSLNVMNFRPSKTDIALCGN; this is encoded by the exons ATGGATTCGATTCTACTttcaatatttttgttattCCTAACAATTATAGTCCCCCTTCAAGTCGAAGCACATAAAGTTGGTCACCGTCTTCCACAAATCACAGTCATGGGGATCGTCTATTGTGACATTtgttccaataacaccttctcCAGGAACAGCTACTTCCTACCAg GTGCTGAAGTGAAAATAGAGTGCAGGTTCCAAGCAACTTCTCCGAGAACAAACGAGCAGATAACATTTTCAGTGAACAGAACAACCAACAAGCATGGGATATACAAATTAGAATTAGCAGCAATCGACGGAATCGAATGTGCGAGAGAGAATGCAATAGGGAATTTATGCAGGGCAAGCTTGATAAGAAGCTCAAATCATGCATGCAATGTTCCTGGCTACAAAAGCACCACGGATGAAATCACTATCAAATCACAAGCAGCAAATCTCTGTATCTACAGCCTCAATGTAATGAATTTTAGACCATCGAAAACAGATATTGCTTTGTGTGGGAATTAG
- the LOC108204657 gene encoding actin-related protein 2: protein MDSKNVVVCDNGTGYVKCGFAGENFPTSVFPCVVGRPMLRYEESLMEQELQDTLVGEACLKWQHQLDISYPVNNGIVQNWDDMGHVWDHVFYSELKVDPAECKILLTDPPLNPSKNREKMVETMFEKYNFAGVFIQIQAVLTLYAQGLLTGLVIDSGDGVTHVVPVVDGYSFPHLTKRMNVAGRHITSYLVDLLQRRGYAMNRSADFETVRDIKEKLCYLSYDYKREYQLGLETTILVKNYTLPDGRVIKVGTERFQAPEALFTPELIDVEGDGMADMVFRCIQEMDIDNRMMLYQHIVLSGGSTMYPGLPSRLEKEIQDRYLDVVLKGNKDGLKKLRLRIEDPPRRKHMVYLGGAVLAGIMKDAPEFWINREDYLEEGVACLSKCGQA, encoded by the exons ATGGACAGCAAAAACGTGGTGGTGTGCGACAATGGAACAGGG TATGTTAAGTGTGGTTTTGCCGGAGAGAATTTCCCTACTTCAGTCTTTCCCTGTGTCGTTGGCAGGCCAATGCTTCGATACGAAGAATCACTTATGGAACAAGAGCTTCAA GACACTCTTGTTGGAGAAGCATGTTTGAAATGGCAGCATCAGTTGGACATTTCGTATCCGGTCAACAATGGTATAGTGCAAAATTGGGACGATATGGGGCATGTATGGGACCATGTATTTTATAGTGAACTCAAG GTTGATCCAGCAGAATGCAAAATCCTACTCACTGATCCGCCTCTCAATCCATCCAAAAACCGCGAAAAAATG GTTGAGACTATGTTTGAGAAGTACAATTTTGCTGGTGTCTTCATACAAATTCAGGCTGTTCTGACATTATATGCTCAAG GTCTATTAACTGGACTTGTCATTGATTCTGGTGATGGTGTCACCCACGTG GTTCCTGTTGTTGATGGGTACTCATTTCCTCATCTTACCAAAAGAATGAATGTTGCTGGAAGGCATATTACATCTTATCTTGTTGACTTGCTTCAGAGAAGAGG GTATGCTATGAATAGAAGTGCTGATTTTGAGACTGTTAGGGATATAAAGGAGAAGCTGTGCTACTTAAG TTATGATTACAAAAGGGAGTATCAGTTAGGACTTGAGACCACTATCCTTGTTAAGAACTATACT CTCCCAGATGGAAGAGTCATTAAAGTTGGCACTGAAAGGTTTCAGGCCCCTGAGGCTCTTTTTACACCT GAACTAATTGATGTTGAAGGGGATGGAATGGCTGACATGGTATTTCGCTGCATACAGGAAATGGACATCGACAATCGGATGATG CTCTACCAACATATAGTGTTGAgcggagggagtactatgtATCCTGGTTTACCTAGTCG CCTTGAGAAAGAAATTCAAGATCGGTATCTTGATGTTGTTTTGAAAGGGAACAAAGATGGACTGAAG AAACTTCGCTTAAGGATAGAGGATCCACCACGGAGGAAGCATATGGTGTACCTTGGAGGTGCAGTTCTTGCCGGAATTATGAAG GATGCCCCGGAATTTTGGATAAATAGAGAGGACTATTTGGAAGAAGGAGTTGCTTGTTTAAGCAAGTGTGGCCAGGCATGA
- the LOC135150632 gene encoding uncharacterized protein LOC135150632: MSVVEYENKFAELARFVPTYVETDRQKAKRFQQGLKPWIRSKLAILQLETYAAVVEKAMIAETENELFQKSKEDKKRKPENRGGSSHQGRFHKKGKFQVGGNPNFKRIGSGGQGGRFLTGSQANQQRPSMPECQTCGKRHGGVCNKLNVVCFKCNQKGHYSRECQNQPAIKDQTNRGSTSKTPAIGYTCFKCGKPGHMAKDCKTPAPVSNALRIMGTVPEVNEPPRARVFDMSVKDAIQDADVVTGMDWLSKHSAQIDCKSKKVILKAPDDKKELNMRQRRWLELIKDYDCTIKYHPGKANVVADALSRKERLNVLTVPEELYKEFQKLEIEVRIHEPVKIALYTMTFQPELLEKIKKCQEEVMDQDVNKFGKKGKLSPRYVGPFEILRRVGKVVYELALPPQMEHIHNVFHVSMLKKYNLDSKHVIEYEPVELEADLSYVEMPVEILDRKEKVLRNKVVKLVRVLWRNPKVEESTWELESDMREKYPHLFT, from the exons atgtctgtggtggaatatgagaataagtttgcggaattggctaggtttgtgccaACTTATGTAGAGACAGATAGGCAGAAAGCAAAAAGGTTCCAACAAGGTCTAAAGCCttggattagaagcaagttagctattttgcaatTAGAGACGTATGCGGCAGTGGTTGAGAAAGCAATGATTGCGGAGACTGAGaatgagttgtttcagaagTCCAAAGAGGACAAGAAGAGAAAGCCAGAAAATAGAGGAGGATCATCTCATCAAGGGAGGTTCCATAAGAAAGGGAAGTTTCAAGTAGGAGGAAATCCCAATTTCAAGAGAATAGGCAGTGGTGGACAAGGAGGACGTTTTCTTACGGGAAGTCAGGCCAATCAGCAAAGGCCTTCAATGCCAGAATGTCAAACGtgtggcaagagacatggaggagtATGTAATAAACTGAATGTGGTATGTTTTAAATGCAACCAGAAAGGACACTACTCAAGAGAATGTCAGAACCAGCCGGCGATAAAGGATCAGACCAATAGAGGCTCAACAAGTAAGACTCCAGCCATAGGATATACATGTTTTAAATGTGGAAAGCCAGGACACATGGCTAAAGACTGCAAGACACCAGCCCCTGTTAGCAATGCACTTAGAATCATGGGAACTGTTCCAGAAGTGAATGAGCCCCCTAGGGCAAGAGTTTTTGACATGTCAGTGAAAGATGCTATCCAAGATGCTGATGTGGTGACAG ggatggattggttgtctAAACATAGTGCGCAGATAGATTGTAAAAGTAAGAAAGTAATACTAAAGGCACCAGACGACAAG AAGGAgcttaacatgagacaaaggagatggctagagttgattaaggattatgattgtacgattaaGTATCATCCAGGAAAAGCCAACGTCGTAGcggatgctttaagtagaaaggagaGGTTAAACGTATTGACTGTGCCAGAGGAATTATATAAGGAGTTTCAAAAGTTGGAAATCGAAGTAAGAATTCATGAACCAGTAAAGATAGCATTGTATACCATGACCTTCCAACCAGAGCTATTAGAGAAGATTAAGAAGTGCCAGGAAGAGGTAATGGATCAGGATGTGAACAA gttcggaaagaaaggcaagctGAGTCCCCGATACGTAgggccatttgaaatcttgagacgtgtaggcaaagtagtgtacgaattggcgttacccccgcaaatggagcacattcataacgtctttcatgtatcgatgcttaagaagtataatcTCGATTCGAAACATGTGATAGAGTATGAGCCGGTAGAACTCGAGGCTGATTTATCGTATGTAGAAATGCCAGTGGAAATCctagatagaaaagagaaggtgttaagaaaTAAGGTAGTGAAGTTAGTAAGAGTATTGTGGAGGAACCCgaaggttgaagagtcaacctgggaattagaaagtgatatgcgtgaaaagtaccctcatttgtttacctaa